From Carettochelys insculpta isolate YL-2023 chromosome 22, ASM3395843v1, whole genome shotgun sequence, one genomic window encodes:
- the LOC142024763 gene encoding LOW QUALITY PROTEIN: uncharacterized protein LOC142024763 (The sequence of the model RefSeq protein was modified relative to this genomic sequence to represent the inferred CDS: substituted 1 base at 1 genomic stop codon) — MVVAAELVTLEEVSVCFSQEEWGLLAPGQRALYREVMQENYQTVRWLAGLPAPKADVISWVERGEALGVPDLQGAEKGEIISDPHTAGEVMLLKNKEENLQLEEPEQVASCGMFLGSSEGRVSPSPEYRETCESQRSSERQQGNHAGEGQDSSSHGSRGVRNTKESEQQKTCGGSFSLNSLCTIHTGEKPNICPDCGRSFQLRSGLINHQRTHTGEKPFHCSECGKSFSRSSSLKSHYRIHTGERPYSCPDCGKRFRQRSCLVLHRRIHTGERPFHCSECGKSFRRNSHLLTHQVIHSGEKPYHCTACGKSFSRSANLVRHQSIHRVDKPFNCSECGRWFSDVSGLDKHMRIHTRGKPFPCSDCGKSFSQRSYLVDHQKTHTGDKPFRCSDCGKSFVRLSKLTSHCRIHTGETPYSCPDCGKRFRHRSYLFMHRRIHTGEKPFNCSDCGKSFSCSSSLRSHCRIHTGERPYSCPDCGRSFQLRSGLIDHQRTHTGEKPFHCSDCGKRFSCSSTLRSHYRIHTGERPYSCPDCGKRFRQRSCLVLHRRIHTGERPFDCSYCQKSFSRSSLLAVHQRTHTGEKPFTCSTCGKSFLQRSSLSRHQRTHVGEEPFNCSDCGKSFRQRSSLTYHQRTHTGEKPFHCPDCGKRFRQRSCLVLHRRSHTGEKPFDCSYCQKSFSRSSLLAVHQRTHTGEKPFTCSTCGKSFTQRSSLSRHQRTHTGEKPFSXSDCGKSFCQH; from the exons ATGGTGGTGGCGGCGGAGCTggtgaccttggaggaggtgtctgtgtgtttctcccaggaggaatgggggctgctggccccggggcagagagccctctacagggaggtgatgcaggagaattaccagaccgtgcgctggctgg CAGGATTGCCAGctcccaaagctgatgtgatctcctgggtggagcgaggggaggcgctgggcgtcccagatctccagggcgctgagaaaggggagatcatcagtgacccccacacag caggtgaggtgatgctgctcaagaacaaggaggagaatcttcagctggaagaaccagagcaagtggcctcctgtgggatgttcctgggaagctctgaaggtcgtGTTTCTCCGAGTCCGGAGTacagagagacctgtgagagtcagcgtagctcagaaaggcagcagggaaaccatgcaggggaggggcaggatagctccagccatgggagcaGAGGCGTGAGAAACACTAAAgagagcgaacaacagaaaacctgtgggggaagcttcagtcttaacagtcTTTGtaccatccacacaggagagaagcccaatatctgccctgactgcgggagaagcttccagctgcgctcaggtcttattaatcatcagagaacccacactggagagaaacccttccactgctctgagtgtgggaaaagcttctcacgctcctcaagtcttaaaagtcactacagaatccacacaggagagagaccttatagctgccctgactgtgggaaaaggttcagacagaggtcatgccttgttttacataggagaatccacacaggagagagacccttccactgctctgagtgtgggaaaagctttcggcgaAACTCTCACCTTCTCACTCATCAGGTAATTCACAGCggagagaaaccctatcactgcactgcctgcgggaaaagcttcagcaggAGTGCAAACCTGGTCAGACATCAGAGTATTCACAGAGTGGataaacccttcaactgctctgagtgcgGTAGATGGTTCAGTGACGTTTCCGGCCTTGATAAACATATGAGAATCCACACCCGGGGAAAACCCTTTCCCTGCTCtgactgcgggaaaagcttcagtcaacgCTCATATCTGGTTGATCATCAGAAAACCCACACCGGGGACAaacccttccgctgctctgactgtggcaaaagcttcGTGCGGCTTTCAAAACTTacaagtcattgcagaatccacacaggagagacaccctatagctgccctgactgtgggaaaaggttcagacataGGTCATACCTTTTTATGcataggagaatccacacaggagagaaacccttcaactgctctgactgtgggaaaagcttctcatgctcctcaagtcttagaagtcattgcagaatccacacaggagagagaccttatagctgccctgactgcgggagaagtttccagctgcgctcaggtcttattgatcatcagagaacccacactggagagaaacccttccactgctctgactgtgggaaacgcttctcatgctcctcaactctTAGAAGTCActacagaatccacacaggagagagaccttatagctgccctgactgtgggaaaaggttcagacagaggtcaTGCCTTGTTTTACacaggagaatccacacaggagagagaccctttgACTGCTCTTACTGCCAGAAAAGCTTCAGTCGGAGTTCCCTCCTTGCTgtacatcagagaacccacacaggagagaaacccttcacctgctccacctgtgggaaaagctttcttcAGCGCTCCAGTCTTAGtcgtcatcagagaacccacgtTGGAGAggaacccttcaactgctctgactgtgggaaaagctttcgtcaGCGCTCAAGTCTTActtatcatcagagaacccacactggagagaaacccttccactgccctgactgtgggaaaaggttcagacagaggtcaTGCCTTGTTTTACAcaggagaagccacacaggagagaaaccctttgacTGCTCTTACTGCCAGAAAAGCTTCAGTCGGAGTTCCCTCCTTGCGgtacatcagagaacccacacaggagagaaacccttcacctgctccacctgtgggaaaagctttactCAGCGCTCCAGTCTTAGtcgtcatcagagaacccacactggagagaaacctttcagctaatctgactgtgggaaaagcttttgtcagcactaA